A single window of Cygnus olor isolate bCygOlo1 chromosome 10, bCygOlo1.pri.v2, whole genome shotgun sequence DNA harbors:
- the LOC121075421 gene encoding histone-lysine N-methyltransferase SETMAR: MADASGGREAVAVAVAVGAAPPPFQYSPDNVPGADGDVDPTEITFPGCSCLTSSCAAHVCSCLRQGENYDSLCLRPADNEEYARPIFECNAMCQCGESCQNRVVQRGLQFRLEVFKTAKKGWGLRTLEFIAKGRFVCEYAGEVLGFSEARRRIQAQKPQDSNYIIAVREHLHSGQVMETFVDPTYIGNVGRFLNHSCEPNLFMVPVRVDSMVPKLALFAATDIAAGEELSYDYSGRFCNSPLTDREQKTSEEDNRLRKPCYCGSRACASFLPWDGSLFSTPDECSESTSSLFGP; this comes from the exons ATGGCGGACGCGAGCGGCGGGCGCGaggcggtggcggtggcggtggctgtgggggcggccccgccgccatttCAG TATAGCCCAGACAACGTGCCTGGAGCAGACGGCGACGTCGACCCCACCGAGATCACCTTCCCGGGATGTTCCTGTCTCACCAGCTCCTGTGCGGCTCACGTGTGCTCCTGCCTTCGCCAAGGTGAAAATTACGACAGCCTGTGCCTCAGACCTGCAGACAACGAGGAGTACGCCAGGCCGATCTTCGAATGCAACGCCATGTGCCAGTGTGGTGAATCCTGTCAGAACAGGGTTGTTCAGAGGGGTTTGCAATTCAGGCTTGAAGTATTCAAGACTGCTAAGAAGGGGTGGGGTCTCCGCACGTTGGAATTCATAGCTAAAGGAAGGTTTGTTTGTGAATATGCTGGTGAAGTTTTAGGCTTCAGTGAGGCACGTAGAAGAATTCAGGCCCAGAAACCCCAGGATTCAAACTATATCATAGCAGTGCGGGAACACCTCCATAGCGGTCAGGTAATGGAGACGTTTGTTGACCCCACATACATTGGTAACGTAGGCAGATTCCTGAATCATTCTTGTGAACCAAATTTATTTATGGTGCCAGTTCGAGTTGACTCAATGGTGCCTAAACTGGCACTTTTTGCAGCCACAGATATTGCTGCTGGAGAGGAACTTTCTTACGATTATTCTGGGAGATTCTGTAATTCACCGCTAACcgacagagaacagaaaacttcagaagaaGATAACAGACTGAGAAAGCCATGCTACTGTGGTTCCCGCGCATGTGCTTCCTTCCTACCTTGGGATGGCTCCCTGTTTTCCACACCAGACGAATGTTCAGAGAGCACTTCATCGCTTTTTGGTCCCTAA